One segment of Zhihengliuella halotolerans DNA contains the following:
- a CDS encoding DUF885 domain-containing protein has translation MTQSTIEAEARRAPTPIDAVADAYYQRTLALNPDLATILGIPGGEREYGDYSPAGREAQAEAARAVLDSLADLEPADEIDAVTLDAMRERLGLELEIHATGITELNNIASPAQEIRSIFDLMPTVTASDWEHISGRLANVPAALAGYTQSLQTSRDAGLVSARRQVEIVIEQTREYAAEDGYFEQLAQNAQVADGELPAELQVDLTTNARIAAEAYGSFADFLEVELLDAAPVKDAVGRELYALKSRRFLGAAVDLEETYAWGIGELERIIAEQRRAAEQIRPGASIAEAKAILNADPKRQLHGTDALRDWMQARSDAALAAMKDVHFEIPAPMDRLECKIAPTQEGGVYYTGPSDDFSRPGRMWWSVPAGEDSFTTWAETTTVYHEGVPGHHLQIATATRLKDTLNPWRRHLCFTSGHAEGWALYAERLMHQLGFLDDPGDYLGMLDMQRMRAARVVFDIGVHLELAMPEDWDADLMGAGAPGQTWDPEVGFDFLSQHLDLSEGQLKFEFTRYLGWPGQAPSYKIGQRLWEEIRSSREQREGEKFDLRAFHTDALAVGSVGLDTLRRALLE, from the coding sequence ATGACCCAGAGCACAATCGAGGCCGAAGCCCGCCGCGCGCCCACACCCATCGATGCCGTGGCCGACGCGTACTACCAGCGAACCCTGGCCCTGAACCCGGACCTGGCCACCATCCTCGGCATCCCGGGAGGCGAGAGGGAGTACGGCGACTACTCCCCCGCCGGACGCGAGGCCCAGGCCGAAGCCGCCCGTGCCGTGCTGGACTCCTTGGCGGACCTCGAACCCGCCGATGAGATCGACGCTGTCACCCTCGACGCGATGCGCGAGCGCCTCGGACTCGAGCTGGAGATCCACGCCACGGGCATCACGGAACTGAACAACATCGCCTCACCCGCTCAGGAGATCCGCAGCATCTTCGACCTGATGCCGACGGTGACGGCCTCAGACTGGGAACACATCAGCGGTCGGCTGGCGAACGTCCCGGCCGCGCTGGCCGGCTACACGCAGTCGCTGCAGACCAGCCGCGACGCCGGCCTCGTCTCCGCGCGGCGTCAGGTCGAGATCGTCATCGAGCAGACGCGCGAGTACGCCGCCGAGGACGGCTACTTCGAGCAGCTCGCCCAGAACGCGCAGGTAGCCGACGGCGAGTTGCCGGCCGAGCTGCAGGTCGACCTGACCACGAACGCGCGTATCGCCGCAGAAGCCTACGGGTCGTTCGCCGATTTCCTCGAGGTCGAGCTTCTCGATGCCGCCCCAGTCAAGGACGCCGTCGGCCGCGAGCTGTACGCGCTCAAGTCCCGCCGCTTCCTCGGGGCCGCCGTCGATCTCGAGGAGACCTACGCGTGGGGCATCGGCGAACTCGAGCGGATCATCGCCGAGCAGCGCCGCGCCGCCGAGCAGATCCGCCCCGGCGCCTCGATCGCCGAGGCCAAAGCGATCCTCAACGCTGACCCAAAGCGCCAGTTGCACGGCACGGATGCGCTGCGGGACTGGATGCAGGCACGCTCCGACGCCGCGCTCGCCGCCATGAAGGACGTGCACTTCGAGATCCCCGCCCCCATGGACCGGCTCGAGTGCAAGATCGCCCCGACGCAGGAAGGCGGCGTCTACTACACCGGCCCCTCCGACGACTTCTCGCGCCCCGGCCGCATGTGGTGGTCCGTGCCCGCGGGTGAGGACAGCTTCACCACGTGGGCGGAGACGACGACGGTCTACCACGAGGGCGTGCCCGGCCACCACCTGCAGATCGCCACGGCGACGCGCCTGAAGGACACCCTCAACCCCTGGCGCCGCCATCTCTGCTTCACCTCCGGCCACGCCGAGGGTTGGGCCCTGTACGCGGAGCGGCTCATGCACCAGCTCGGTTTCCTCGACGATCCGGGCGACTACCTCGGAATGCTCGACATGCAGCGGATGCGCGCGGCGCGCGTCGTCTTCGACATCGGCGTCCACCTCGAACTGGCGATGCCCGAAGATTGGGACGCCGACCTCATGGGCGCGGGCGCCCCGGGGCAGACCTGGGACCCGGAGGTCGGCTTCGACTTCCTGTCCCAGCACCTGGACCTCTCCGAAGGCCAGCTCAAGTTCGAGTTCACCCGCTACCTCGGGTGGCCCGGTCAGGCGCCGTCGTACAAGATCGGTCAGCGCCTCTGGGAGGAGATCCGCAGCTCCCGCGAACAGCGCGAGGGTGAGAAATTCGACCTGCGGGCCTTCCACACCGACGCCCTCGCGGTCGGCTCCGTCGGCCTAGACACGCTGCGCCGCGCCCTGCTGGAGTGA
- a CDS encoding dicarboxylate/amino acid:cation symporter has protein sequence MSTQTSTSTKPRLPRWMTAFGPQVIAALFVGVALGLVAKATGSTTDDPNALGQTLQIIGSSYVSLLRTAVIPLIFFAIIASIANLAQVSNAARLAWKTLLWFAITALIAVVIGITLGTVFQPGVGTGQETPAGYDGSTGSWLGFLQGLIPSNFLGLDVSANYSADDGSVSTRVNFNVLQIIVIAIAVGIAVLKLGSAAEPFLSFSRSVLAIIQKVLWWIIRLAPIGTIGLLGNATATYGWDTIGALGKYTAAIYVGLALVLFLVYPVLLKINGLSFRKYFAGAWPAIQLAFVSRSSIGTLPLSQRVTERNLGVPSGYASFAVPLGATTKMDGCAAIYPAISAIFVAQFFNVDLSLIHYLLIVLVSVVGSAATAGTTGATVMLTLTLTTVGLPLEGVALLLAVDPILDMGRTAVNVAGQILVPTLVAKREGILDEDKYNAANPLDPFADEDSETPEAAASETGSADDDKELVDTRS, from the coding sequence GTGAGCACTCAGACTTCCACCTCGACGAAACCCCGCCTGCCCCGCTGGATGACGGCCTTCGGGCCCCAGGTCATCGCCGCTCTGTTCGTCGGCGTCGCCCTCGGGCTCGTCGCCAAGGCGACCGGCAGCACCACCGACGACCCGAACGCACTGGGCCAGACCCTGCAGATCATCGGCTCGTCCTACGTGTCGCTGCTGCGTACGGCCGTCATCCCGCTGATCTTCTTCGCGATCATCGCCTCGATCGCGAACCTCGCGCAGGTCTCCAACGCCGCCCGGCTGGCGTGGAAGACCCTGCTGTGGTTCGCGATCACGGCACTGATCGCCGTCGTCATCGGCATCACGCTGGGCACCGTCTTCCAACCGGGCGTGGGCACGGGCCAGGAGACGCCCGCCGGGTACGACGGGAGCACGGGCAGCTGGCTCGGCTTCCTCCAGGGTCTGATCCCGTCTAACTTCCTCGGGCTGGACGTCTCGGCGAACTATTCGGCGGACGACGGTTCCGTCTCGACTCGGGTCAACTTCAACGTCCTGCAAATCATCGTGATCGCGATCGCCGTCGGCATCGCAGTCCTGAAGCTCGGCTCCGCGGCCGAACCGTTCCTGAGCTTCTCCCGTTCCGTCCTGGCCATCATCCAGAAGGTCCTCTGGTGGATCATCCGTCTGGCCCCCATTGGCACCATCGGCCTGCTCGGCAACGCGACCGCGACGTACGGCTGGGACACCATCGGCGCCCTCGGCAAGTACACCGCGGCCATCTACGTCGGCCTTGCCCTCGTACTCTTCCTCGTCTACCCGGTCCTGCTGAAGATCAACGGGCTCTCCTTCCGGAAGTACTTCGCCGGCGCCTGGCCCGCCATCCAGCTGGCCTTCGTCTCGCGCTCCTCGATCGGCACGCTGCCGCTGAGCCAGCGCGTCACCGAGCGGAACCTCGGCGTCCCCAGCGGCTACGCATCCTTCGCGGTCCCGCTGGGCGCGACGACGAAGATGGACGGCTGCGCGGCCATCTACCCGGCGATCTCCGCGATCTTCGTGGCCCAGTTCTTCAACGTCGACCTGAGCCTCATCCACTACCTGCTGATCGTCTTGGTCTCCGTCGTCGGTTCCGCCGCCACGGCGGGCACGACTGGCGCCACGGTCATGCTGACACTCACGCTGACCACCGTCGGTCTACCGCTCGAGGGTGTAGCCCTGCTGCTCGCCGTGGACCCGATCCTCGACATGGGCCGCACCGCGGTCAACGTCGCCGGGCAGATCCTCGTGCCCACCCTCGTCGCCAAGCGCGAAGGAATCCTCGACGAGGACAAGTACAACGCTGCCAACCCGCTCGACCCCTTCGCGGACGAGGACAGCGAGACCCCCGAGGCCGCCGCCTCAGAGACGGGGAGCGCGGACGACGACAAGGAACTCGTCGACACCCGCAGCTGA
- a CDS encoding TetR/AcrR family transcriptional regulator, producing the protein MTTRRNLSPAPPVLPDDSPGAGPVSRREQNKAATRRAIVTAAVDILRANPDEPITADRLADAAGVSRRTFFNYFGSIEAALNVPMDNFLDLAVENLGTLPEDTPVAEAAVRAIRDAISADALRPVAELFLLAESNPQLARLQLESWNTCAERIVEFLREDDADVPPLAASTFAQALVGAGRAAFAHWGSELGDHSAEGGLARSLGRPSLERLQATVIEALTQLRDGFPALRSTCL; encoded by the coding sequence ATGACGACTCGACGCAATCTCTCACCTGCCCCGCCGGTCCTGCCGGACGACTCCCCGGGAGCCGGCCCCGTCTCCCGCCGCGAGCAGAACAAGGCCGCGACCCGCCGCGCGATCGTCACCGCCGCCGTCGACATCCTGCGCGCGAATCCGGACGAACCGATCACCGCGGACCGCCTGGCAGATGCGGCCGGCGTCTCGCGCAGAACCTTCTTCAACTACTTCGGATCCATCGAGGCCGCCCTCAACGTGCCGATGGACAACTTTCTCGACCTCGCGGTCGAGAACCTCGGCACCCTCCCCGAGGACACCCCCGTCGCCGAAGCAGCCGTCCGCGCCATCCGGGACGCGATCAGCGCCGACGCTCTACGCCCCGTAGCTGAGCTCTTCCTGCTGGCCGAGTCGAATCCGCAGCTGGCCCGGCTCCAACTGGAGTCGTGGAACACGTGCGCCGAGCGCATCGTCGAATTCCTCCGGGAGGACGACGCCGACGTACCGCCGCTCGCCGCCTCGACGTTCGCGCAAGCGCTCGTCGGCGCCGGCCGCGCAGCCTTTGCGCACTGGGGCAGCGAGCTCGGCGACCACAGTGCCGAGGGCGGCCTCGCGCGCAGCCTCGGACGTCCCTCGCTCGAACGCCTCCAGGCGACCGTGATCGAGGCCCTCACCCAGCTCCGCGACGGCTTCCCGGCGCTGCGCTCCACCTGCCTCTGA
- a CDS encoding MMPL family transporter: protein MASFLYRLGRAAFRRRWWFIAAWAAVLTIVALCAGLFMGTLTNQFSIPGTETQQTLDRLKEELPEAAGGTGTIVFQTEDGQPFTEAQRSAVAAALGELEQLDPVREARDPFETQQQLDDALADLDEGRTQLEEGRAELEDGKQQLADGKQQLEDGRTEVADGWKQLEAGQSELDVGRAELEASRPELEQARAQLADGRAEYEAGQAKLADGRAEYQAGKQQLEKGRADYQNGLAEYRTGVQQAEAGAQQIAAAERDLADGQSELDAGREQYETGVARLTSQFGVSTLADTTKALDAGQAQLDAAAESGEMSDAEVAAAQAQIDEGRAAVEQLTATGAQLDAGQAELASGRAALEAKQKELTAGEKELAGAKRQLDAAKAEIADGQKELDAASAQLTAGQAELDAAAAQLADGEAKLAAGERQFAEGQAQIEAGEAEIAANEERLTEAEATLDAEAAKIPEAEAELADGEAELADAEAQISLGTRQAASSEGLRFVSADGTTAAAAIQFVGSTDALTPAEREEIQRVADSVGTAGVDVEYSKEIIQDISEVFGAAEIIGIAIAAIVLFVMLGTIVAAGLPLIVAVLGVAVGVGSTLALSSVIEMASITPALALMLGLAVGIDYSLFIVHRHRRQLLDGMELEESIGRATGTSGNAVVFAGLTVVIALAALVVPGLPFLSILGLSAALTVAVAVVMALTLTPAILGALGQRLLSKKARARAAAARESAAAPHPGASAGGDAQGTTTKRGWGALATRRPWLTTIVSVAVLGLIALPALELRTALPDGSAEPVGSSARTAHDEVAERFGAGYNGPLLAVVDLPRTDDGAALDEDGALEANLDVADYLRDIDGVVAAVPVSTNEANTVGIVQIIPAAGPSDEQTEELVHELRAEKGAIAEATGSEVALTGQVVGQIDVSEKLAEALPLYLGIVVGLSLILLLLVFRSVVVPLLATAGFLLSLFAAFGATVAVYQWGWLGEIFGVASPGPIMSFLPILLTGILFGLAMDYQVFLVSGMREAFAHGQDAREAVTSGFRHAAPVVTAAALIMTSVFAGFIFSHMTMIRAIGFSLAFGVLFDAFVVRMTLTPAVMHLLGRHAWYLPRWLEKVLPDVDVEGAKLQTARAEVPDADDALGLDDAFGPDGEFYANSPTSPATSELPATGTRV, encoded by the coding sequence TTGGCTTCCTTCCTCTACCGGCTCGGCCGGGCCGCTTTCCGCCGACGCTGGTGGTTCATCGCCGCGTGGGCGGCCGTGCTCACGATCGTCGCCCTGTGCGCCGGCTTGTTCATGGGCACCTTGACCAACCAGTTCTCGATTCCGGGCACCGAAACGCAGCAGACCCTGGATCGGCTAAAGGAGGAACTGCCCGAGGCCGCCGGCGGGACCGGCACGATCGTCTTCCAGACCGAGGACGGTCAGCCGTTCACCGAGGCGCAGAGGAGTGCGGTCGCCGCGGCCCTCGGCGAGCTCGAGCAGCTCGATCCGGTCCGCGAGGCCCGCGATCCCTTCGAGACGCAGCAGCAGCTCGACGATGCCCTGGCCGACCTGGACGAGGGCCGCACGCAGCTCGAGGAGGGCCGCGCCGAGCTCGAGGACGGAAAGCAGCAGCTCGCCGATGGCAAGCAGCAGCTCGAAGACGGACGCACTGAAGTGGCCGACGGGTGGAAACAGCTGGAGGCCGGCCAGAGCGAACTCGACGTCGGGCGCGCCGAGCTGGAGGCCTCGCGCCCCGAACTCGAGCAGGCCCGCGCCCAGTTGGCCGACGGCCGCGCCGAATACGAGGCCGGCCAGGCGAAGCTCGCGGACGGCCGCGCCGAATACCAGGCCGGAAAGCAGCAGCTCGAGAAGGGCCGCGCCGACTACCAGAACGGTCTCGCCGAGTACCGAACCGGCGTCCAGCAGGCCGAGGCCGGCGCGCAGCAGATCGCCGCCGCCGAGCGGGATCTCGCGGACGGCCAGTCCGAGCTCGACGCCGGCCGCGAGCAGTATGAGACCGGCGTCGCCCGACTGACTTCACAGTTCGGTGTGAGCACCCTCGCGGACACGACGAAGGCGCTCGACGCCGGTCAGGCGCAACTGGACGCCGCCGCGGAGTCCGGCGAGATGTCGGATGCGGAGGTCGCCGCGGCACAAGCGCAGATCGACGAGGGCCGCGCCGCCGTCGAGCAGTTGACGGCGACGGGCGCGCAGTTGGACGCGGGCCAAGCCGAGCTGGCCTCGGGTCGCGCCGCGCTGGAAGCGAAGCAGAAGGAACTGACCGCTGGCGAGAAAGAACTCGCCGGCGCCAAGCGTCAACTCGACGCCGCGAAGGCGGAGATCGCAGACGGCCAGAAGGAACTCGACGCCGCCTCCGCGCAACTCACCGCGGGCCAAGCGGAGCTCGACGCCGCGGCCGCACAACTCGCCGACGGCGAGGCGAAGCTGGCCGCCGGCGAGCGCCAGTTTGCCGAAGGACAGGCGCAGATCGAAGCCGGCGAAGCGGAGATCGCCGCCAACGAGGAGCGCCTGACCGAGGCCGAGGCGACACTCGACGCCGAGGCCGCGAAGATCCCGGAGGCGGAAGCCGAACTCGCGGACGGCGAAGCCGAACTCGCCGACGCCGAAGCACAGATCAGCCTCGGAACCCGCCAGGCGGCGTCGAGCGAGGGCCTGCGTTTTGTCTCGGCGGACGGGACGACGGCGGCCGCCGCCATCCAGTTCGTCGGTTCGACCGACGCCCTGACCCCGGCGGAGCGTGAGGAGATCCAGCGCGTCGCAGACTCGGTCGGGACCGCCGGTGTCGACGTCGAGTACTCGAAGGAGATCATCCAGGATATCAGCGAGGTCTTCGGCGCCGCGGAGATCATCGGCATCGCGATCGCCGCGATCGTCTTGTTCGTCATGCTGGGAACCATCGTCGCGGCGGGCCTGCCGCTCATCGTCGCGGTGCTCGGCGTCGCAGTCGGCGTCGGGTCCACGTTGGCGTTGTCGAGCGTGATCGAGATGGCGTCGATCACGCCCGCGCTGGCGCTCATGCTCGGCCTCGCGGTCGGCATCGACTACTCGCTGTTCATCGTGCACCGCCACCGCCGTCAGCTCCTCGACGGGATGGAACTGGAGGAGTCGATCGGCCGCGCGACGGGGACCAGCGGCAACGCCGTCGTCTTCGCCGGGCTGACCGTCGTCATCGCGCTGGCCGCCCTCGTGGTCCCGGGACTGCCGTTCCTCTCGATTCTCGGCCTCTCGGCGGCGTTGACAGTGGCAGTCGCCGTCGTCATGGCCCTCACCCTGACCCCGGCGATCCTCGGAGCACTCGGTCAGCGGCTGCTGTCCAAAAAGGCCCGCGCCCGCGCCGCGGCAGCCCGGGAGTCGGCGGCCGCACCGCACCCCGGCGCGTCGGCCGGAGGCGACGCGCAGGGTACGACGACGAAGCGCGGCTGGGGCGCCCTCGCTACCCGCCGACCGTGGCTCACGACGATCGTCTCCGTCGCCGTGCTCGGCCTCATCGCGCTGCCGGCGCTGGAACTGCGCACGGCCCTGCCGGACGGCAGCGCCGAGCCCGTCGGTTCCAGTGCACGGACGGCCCACGACGAGGTGGCGGAGCGCTTCGGCGCCGGCTACAACGGGCCGCTCCTGGCCGTCGTCGACCTGCCGCGAACGGACGACGGCGCCGCACTCGACGAGGACGGCGCGCTGGAGGCGAATCTCGACGTCGCCGACTACTTGCGGGACATCGACGGCGTCGTCGCGGCCGTCCCGGTCTCCACGAACGAGGCGAACACCGTGGGCATCGTCCAGATCATCCCCGCAGCCGGCCCCTCCGACGAGCAGACCGAGGAACTCGTGCACGAACTGCGCGCCGAGAAGGGCGCGATCGCCGAGGCCACGGGCTCCGAGGTCGCCCTCACCGGGCAGGTCGTGGGCCAGATCGACGTCTCCGAGAAGCTCGCCGAGGCACTGCCGCTCTACCTGGGCATCGTCGTCGGGCTGTCACTGATCCTGCTCCTGCTGGTCTTCCGCTCCGTCGTCGTGCCCCTGCTCGCGACAGCCGGTTTCCTACTCTCGCTGTTCGCCGCCTTCGGCGCCACGGTGGCCGTCTACCAGTGGGGCTGGCTCGGCGAGATCTTCGGCGTCGCCTCGCCGGGGCCGATCATGAGCTTCCTGCCCATCCTGCTGACCGGCATCCTGTTCGGCCTGGCCATGGACTACCAGGTGTTCCTCGTCTCCGGAATGCGCGAGGCCTTCGCCCACGGCCAGGACGCGCGCGAGGCGGTGACATCCGGTTTCCGGCACGCGGCCCCGGTGGTGACCGCTGCGGCGCTGATCATGACGAGCGTCTTCGCGGGGTTCATCTTCAGCCACATGACGATGATCCGGGCGATCGGTTTCTCACTGGCGTTCGGCGTGCTGTTCGACGCGTTCGTGGTCCGGATGACGCTCACCCCGGCTGTCATGCACCTGCTGGGCCGGCACGCGTGGTACCTGCCGCGCTGGTTGGAGAAGGTCCTGCCGGACGTCGACGTGGAGGGGGCCAAGCTGCAGACCGCGCGGGCCGAGGTTCCCGACGCCGACGACGCTCTCGGCCTGGACGACGCCTTCGGCCCGGACGGCGAGTTCTACGCAAACAGCCCGACCTCCCCGGCCACGAGCGAGTTGCCGGCGACCGGCACGCGGGTGTAG
- a CDS encoding Maf family protein, with amino-acid sequence MTENSAPVPATAELPLLVLASKSPGRARILRDAGIAFEALVSDVDETAAVADAEQRFGDLSPADTALLLARAKAEAVAAGGDADGAVVLGCDSVFELDGVPYGKPYTEEVAVERWRAMRGRTGVLHTGHWLIDDRATDDESGEDAGTGVTVGAVASAAVTFGRPSDEEIAAYVATGEPLHCAGAFTIDGRGAAFIERVEGDPHAVVGLSVSTLRDLLDPMGLTITDLWS; translated from the coding sequence ATGACCGAGAACTCCGCCCCCGTGCCCGCCACCGCCGAACTTCCGCTGCTCGTGCTCGCCTCCAAGTCGCCGGGGAGGGCGCGGATCCTGCGCGACGCCGGAATCGCGTTCGAGGCGCTCGTCTCCGACGTCGACGAGACCGCCGCAGTGGCCGACGCCGAGCAGCGTTTCGGCGACCTCTCCCCCGCCGACACGGCCCTGCTGCTGGCCCGCGCGAAAGCCGAGGCCGTCGCCGCTGGCGGCGACGCGGACGGGGCGGTCGTGCTGGGGTGCGACTCGGTCTTCGAGCTCGACGGCGTCCCCTACGGCAAGCCGTACACCGAGGAGGTCGCCGTCGAGCGTTGGCGCGCGATGCGCGGGCGCACCGGTGTGCTGCACACGGGGCACTGGCTGATCGACGACCGTGCGACGGACGATGAATCGGGCGAGGACGCCGGCACCGGCGTGACCGTCGGCGCGGTGGCTTCCGCCGCGGTGACGTTCGGCCGGCCGAGCGACGAGGAGATCGCCGCGTACGTGGCGACCGGCGAGCCGCTGCACTGTGCGGGTGCATTCACGATCGACGGTCGCGGGGCGGCGTTCATCGAACGCGTCGAGGGCGATCCGCACGCGGTGGTGGGGCTCTCCGTCTCGACGCTGCGGGACCTCCTGGATCCGATGGGTCTGACGATTACTGACCTCTGGTCCTGA
- a CDS encoding acetyl/propionyl/methylcrotonyl-CoA carboxylase subunit alpha — MAKLTKVLIANRGEIAVRVIRAARDEGIASVAVYADPDRDALHVRLADEAYALGGSTAADSYLVMDKILDAAASSGADAIHPGYGFLSENAQFAQRVIDAGLTWIGPPPQAISQLGDKVQARHIAEKVGAPLVPGTKDPVESTEEVVAFADEHGLPLAIKAAYGGGGRGIKVARDRADIGELYESAVREATAAFGRGECFIERFLDAPRHVETQCLADAHGNVVVVSTRDCSLQRRNQKLVEEAPAPFLTDEQNERLYAASKAILVEAGYVGAGTCEFLVGQDGVISFLEVNTRLQVEHPVSEEVTGIDLVREQFRLARGEALGYTDPEIRGHSFEFRINGEDAGRNFMPAPGTITALKLPTGPGVRVDSGVEEGESVSGNFDSMIAKLIVTGSTREQAAQRARRALAEMTIEGMPTVLPFHRAVMSDDAFVPTEAPFRVHTRWIETEFENSIAPFSAADSAPAAEDDGERQSITVEVGGKRLEVVLPAGLGAAAAPAKAGKAKRKRSSRGGATAAVSGDALTSPMQGTIVKVAAQDGDTVAEGDLIVVLEAMKMEQPLTAHKAGTIEGLTAAVGETVNAGAAIATIAD, encoded by the coding sequence ATGGCCAAGCTGACCAAGGTCCTCATCGCCAACCGCGGCGAAATCGCCGTCCGCGTGATCCGCGCCGCTCGCGACGAGGGCATCGCCTCCGTCGCCGTGTACGCCGATCCGGACCGCGACGCCCTGCACGTCCGCCTCGCCGACGAGGCCTACGCCCTCGGTGGAAGCACCGCTGCGGACTCCTACCTCGTGATGGACAAGATCCTCGACGCCGCGGCATCCTCCGGCGCCGACGCGATCCACCCCGGGTACGGCTTCCTCTCCGAGAACGCCCAGTTCGCCCAGCGCGTCATCGACGCCGGCCTGACGTGGATCGGCCCGCCCCCGCAGGCCATCTCCCAGCTCGGCGACAAGGTTCAGGCCCGCCACATCGCGGAGAAGGTCGGCGCCCCTCTGGTCCCCGGCACGAAGGACCCTGTCGAGAGCACCGAGGAAGTCGTCGCCTTCGCCGACGAGCACGGCCTGCCCCTAGCCATCAAGGCCGCGTACGGCGGCGGCGGCCGCGGTATCAAGGTCGCACGCGACCGCGCGGACATCGGCGAACTCTACGAGTCGGCTGTTCGCGAGGCCACCGCGGCGTTCGGGCGCGGCGAGTGCTTCATCGAGCGCTTCCTCGACGCCCCGCGCCACGTCGAAACCCAGTGCCTGGCAGACGCCCACGGCAACGTCGTCGTCGTCTCCACCCGCGACTGCTCCCTGCAGCGCCGCAACCAGAAGCTCGTTGAGGAGGCGCCCGCGCCGTTCCTGACGGACGAGCAGAACGAGCGCCTCTACGCGGCATCGAAGGCCATCCTCGTCGAGGCCGGCTACGTCGGAGCCGGTACGTGCGAGTTCCTCGTGGGTCAGGACGGCGTCATCTCCTTCCTCGAGGTCAACACCCGCCTTCAGGTCGAGCACCCGGTCTCCGAGGAGGTCACCGGCATCGACCTCGTCCGCGAGCAGTTCCGCCTCGCGCGCGGAGAGGCGCTCGGTTACACGGACCCGGAGATCCGCGGCCACTCCTTCGAGTTCCGCATCAACGGCGAAGACGCCGGACGCAACTTCATGCCGGCCCCCGGCACCATCACCGCCCTCAAGCTGCCCACAGGCCCAGGTGTGCGAGTGGATTCCGGCGTTGAGGAGGGCGAGTCCGTCTCCGGCAACTTCGATTCGATGATCGCCAAACTCATCGTCACCGGCTCGACCCGCGAGCAGGCCGCTCAGCGCGCCCGACGCGCTCTGGCCGAGATGACGATCGAGGGCATGCCCACGGTCCTGCCGTTCCACCGCGCCGTCATGTCCGACGACGCGTTCGTCCCCACCGAGGCCCCGTTCCGCGTGCACACGCGCTGGATCGAGACCGAATTCGAGAACAGCATCGCCCCGTTCTCCGCCGCCGACTCCGCACCGGCCGCCGAAGACGACGGCGAGCGCCAGTCCATCACGGTCGAGGTCGGAGGCAAGCGCCTCGAGGTCGTCCTGCCGGCCGGACTCGGTGCCGCCGCAGCCCCGGCGAAGGCCGGGAAAGCCAAGCGCAAGCGCTCCTCCCGCGGCGGAGCGACGGCGGCCGTCTCCGGTGACGCGTTGACCTCGCCGATGCAGGGCACGATCGTCAAGGTCGCAGCGCAGGACGGCGATACGGTAGCCGAGGGCGATCTGATCGTCGTCCTCGAAGCGATGAAGATGGAGCAGCCACTCACCGCGCACAAGGCCGGCACCATCGAGGGGCTGACCGCCGCCGTGGGCGAAACGGTCAACGCGGGCGCAGCGATCGCGACGATCGCCGACTGA